The following DNA comes from Mercenaria mercenaria strain notata unplaced genomic scaffold, MADL_Memer_1 contig_570, whole genome shotgun sequence.
ACTTGTAAAAATCTTTGTGTTGTTTTTCCTGTTCTTCTGTTTAATCATTAAGTACCTGCCAATTACTTAAGCCATATgtgtaaaaatgtcacatatcatTTCACATAACCAATGAGAATCCTTCATCTATTATAACataatgtttcttttaatttaaaatagcaCGAACTTGCACTTTTACTTTTAGATGACAAAGTAGAAGGTGTTCCTTCATAAAGATTaactttactatttttatttgtgGTGTTCCACATGGACTAGCGTTTAAATTTGTGCTTGATGTTCCAACATATTCTGGTGAACCAGATAAATTTCTGTTGTGCTAAAATATTGGaactttattaaattaaaacaggTAAACTACATTGgacttgatttatttttaatatagtgCGAATCGCCGCATTACAATCTGATagtttatagttgtcatccctccaAGTCTTATtagtatctgcattttactgttaggaaaacgaagacattaaaaaatccaaaaaagtcataatatattggtcagacttacttgctttagtaaatcaaacattaatatttatgtagaaacttcaaatgggttaatttaattcataattctaaataagagacttaaatcttcgaaaatatgatgtgacaggtgcgaggagatatctaacctgacaccggtttcaataacAGCAGCTCTAGAGTGCCGATATGACACtgaattacagaaataaaacacaaaatatacattcataaaatgtcagcgaggcaagtttatgctttaatatcaacataaattcattatcagtgatgtaatcattacaaaaactttgtaaatgtaccagaaaacgttcccaacggatttcaatcagaaatatgcagaataagtttggacgtgacggagacagtggcaatcaaaagttatcacgcAGTCCTGAAATGTCCTATTATTTCGACTACCTTTatattagtttaaagtttgagattttacacagggagtctatgataaaatGTAATCATGACTTTATCCTTATATGATCTGTTCATTGTATTCTTTGAATATACATAAACTGCAAAAGCTGGTTTAAAAGGTGGCGAAAGATCTTGCAATATTTGCATACTACAAGATTACGGAATAAGTACATACaagttaatattttaaaactatttaaaaaacattaaacgCTCTTGTGTTCTACAGTTTCTTTTATTGCCAAGTGTCATGCTAATTCAAGTCGCATTAGATACAATTTAATTGTCCCAAATGTTCCAAATATGTGCATCAAaagtcaaaatttaacaaagttcATTAGAGAGGTCCGATATAATAGTTTTATGTTTAGCTCTAGTGTCAAGCGGAGATCTGATCAGAATTTTATGAGGTCTTTGCAaggatgcttctgaccaagtttgatgaacatccgTGCAGCGGTTCCTAGGAAAAAATCGTTTAAAGCATGGAGGATCAGAGTACTGATTTTTACTAACAGCTTACCACAATCTTTGTTCAAGCGAGCTAAAAGGACCTATTGCAAGAGTCATAACTCCGCTTAAAATAATCCGAATGGAACGGAAGTTATGCTCTGTGTATATAGCAATAACTCAGTAACTGTATGTCATTGTTTGGTGAAAAAAAGCAGAAAGTTTAAGTCCAACGGACTTACAGGAGTATAGCGTCATTAAATAAACGGGTCCCTTTTTTAAATGGGcacatttaaaaatgtaaactaGACTCAAACAAATGATCTAAAGTTTTAGAATTTGAACCATGTATCGAGTCTGGGTGTTGTATATAAAGGTCATTGTTATTTATGGCATAATTAATAATAGCAAAAATATACGGACTGTAAAGGCTAAAGATAGTAAAAATGCGATAGAACTTGTAGCGCTATTATTTCCTAAAACCTAACTTTTACATAAAGAGACAATTTTATTTATCGACGCCGAACGTCGTCCCGCCAAACATCGCCTGACGAATGTCGCCCCAACAATTCTTATGGTAATTTATGTATCTGTTAGTCCCTAATGAAGTGTTACCAGAGGAAATCACTTTTACACCCTCCTCCCACCCCTACCTCCTCATCCCCACCTTCAATCGATCAGTGAGTCCACAATTGACAcgatttttaacattaaaattacaagattgttttttcatgaaatatagatAGAGTGCGTGCGAGCGAGCGGGCGAGCGAGCGAGCGTCCGCCTGTCAGTCCGTCTGTCTAATTTTGTCCAGATTATAACTTTGTCGTACACCGGGAAAATACTTCATTCTCACCTCAGTGAGATGGATTGTCGCGAGTAAACACCAGTTGCCTTACTGAAAGGTGAATGTGACTCTTTGCTGATGGGTTGGGCAAGGGTCAGGTCCGAGCAGTTACTTTTACTCGagataaatctgtttttatttcctCAATTATACGGCTAGTGTCATGCAAAGCCCGCACCCTAAAGTCAGGCGGCCCGACGTTCGACGGGGCAACGTTTCTAAGGGCTTCATAACGACGTTCGGAGGGACGACGTTTAGCGAGTCGACGTCCGCCGGGGCAATGTTTGGTGAGACAACGTTCggatcggcgtgaagttggcagtacagcaatagcagcagttaactgctactactgccagcagttgcagcagttaactgctactactggcAGCAGTTACAGTAGTTAATAAGCTGTTACGCTAGTTTGATGATGTTACTGACATcagatattttgtgtaaaataaaaacCTTCCCCTTCTTCACAATATACATCACATCAGTAAATTCAGCAAGTCTAAATGTTGTCTCAAATTGGCATTTTCCCTTTATACACTGTTATTACACGCTCAAAATTCGGGAGAGGGGTgtgcccgcccccccccccccccccccccacacacacacctacGCCTATGGTAAAGTAGTGAACTTAaagtttgatgtaattaattCCCCTGATATGCTCGTTATGAAACTTAAAGTAGAAAACCCCGCGATTTTCTAGatagttacatgtatatgtggCCCGGTAAAATGAGTAAGTGTATTTtataggcatatatattcaatcaatataggcatttatattcaatcaGATATTTTTCATGATGATTGAAGTGAAGATaggaataaatattatcaaaaagttgCTTGCGGTGGAATCGAATTTCCTGGCTCCGTAAAGACAATTAGGACTAAACTAGATATCGCACCAAAATAGATCTGGGATAAGTGAGAAGTTTGGGGGCCCCTGCTCCGCCCAagaccttgagttttggatcgAACCGGTTGACCGTTGTAGAGAGGTTtatcccccaccaggcacgggtggccgccattccgggaaaactcttgtttaggaggaacccgggtcgaggtgtgaggcggggtgGGTCGGgagtggcctaaaatcgttccagcagttaataggatgTCCCTATGGGATCTTTAGTTTGGGTTGAGAccggtggccgttgtagagggtgacggtctatgggtggggtggggggcagcatagtggctattccgggaaaactgtTGTTGGTCGGGTGGCAGAATTGGAAGGTTTTTGAGAAATGGCGTAATCCCAACACAATTAATGATTATCAAATGCATAAATGCtattatttttttacttcatGTCCGTACACTTTTTACGTCTGTCGATATAATTTCATTTCGttttgaccaacttaaaagtcagactTAGCCAGGATAAAAATTGTTTGTGTTGGGGTTTTACGAccgttttcattaatattttttttaaagcactAAACTCTTTTTCCATGCACAGTAGCTTACAACTGTCACACTGAAAAACTTTAATCACGGACAGAGTGACCGTACCGGACACAAAACCTATGATCGCTCGATTGACGGACGAACGCTCCAACCAGTGTGTCATTCGGTCCGATATGAGGGGTTGGAgtaatttttgactggatgaTTTAGACAATAGACTATTTCCTTACCTTTTTCGTTCATTGGATCACTtgcatttaaagtttcaaaactggaattgcataattatatttgttaaccatggtttaaaatgttcatttaaaaaaatgaaagtttacatTGTGGGAATGGCTGTATATGCCaatgttgaaataatttgtagCCCGATcctattgttgttgttttttgcggGTTTATAAGATATGCTTGTAATATTtgtatgtatgaaacaaaaagcaataaaatataattaaaaggaaataaaactgAAGTTTGCAGTTAATTTTTGAAACGCGGAAGTTAACTATTATCACTTACATCTCGTTtattcatatttctttttctttttcttttttttttatagtgctgttttaaaacagacccTGAGCGGTCCCAGGTTCTAAGTTTAGAGACGGTatcgatctttcatattttatacttcggTTCATTCATGTTTCAAGTTGAAAATGACAGCGATTTAGTGGCTATATCCACATTAATACTCacgtttttcaaatttgaaaaaaaaaatataaatacttataAAAACTGTAGAAGTTTTTATCTGAGTATTAAATATaaatacggtcaaatgctgacaaaatcttagcAATATATTCACTCTAAAGCTGTTTGCCGTCAACGTTTAGAAAGCAAGGACGTGGCGTCGCCAAGCGTAAGGTTTGACGTTCCATTAGATGGCAGTCTATTACGCCTTCTTGACCTTAATATGAAACTAATAAAACCTCATAAATTCCTTATTCATGAGATGTTaatatcatatagaaaacagATGAAAGTGCATTGagtgaaatatatgtatataaataaatgacgAAGCTGGTCGTAGAAACATCATTTACCTGCTGGCAGTAACATCTACAGGAAACTGATAAACTGATTTTAGTGACAATACTGGCAGTATTACATATAGGACACCGATATACAAAACACCTTATGCCAGTAACATCAAACTGGTATATCAGCATTTTGAAGTGCGGTAATTGCttgtagtagcagttaactgctgtaactgttgGCGGTTAACTGCTAAAAGTACTGGCAGTAGTGGtatttaactgctgtaactgctggcagtagcagcagttaactgctcctactgctggcagtagcagcagttaactgctgtaaccgctagcagtagcagcagttaactgctcctactgctgctactgctgtactgccaacttcacgccgataaCGTTCGGTGGGAAGATATTCGGCGGGGTGCCATAAGGACGTGTGTCGTGTCGCTGCgagagaacaaaaaaaaaaacgaaatggcacaaatcagccaccatagacaAACGACAAGTACAACGattttactttaaaagttaattaacTCCTACATCAGTACATGTATCATAAGAATGAATTAAGGTTTTCTTTGActtgaaatgtatataataattatacaattttttaagaaaaaaggtAAAAGTTTTACCTGTTTAATCAATATCCGAGTCGTTTTTAATCTGGTTTTTCCAAATTCAGTATATACCTGTATTAATTGCGCATgtacttttttcaatatttttagcaCTCAAAAAACCCATGTGTTACTTTAAATAGGTAAATGCTATAAATGCgactaaaaataaacataatatacaaacaaacatgcTATAAATAGAAAgctaaatttaaagttaaaaagtaCTGTCCTCTTTTTCCTCAAATCTAAACGTTGTTTGAGCAAAACAAGTGGCCGAAATAGTGTAAGACAATTTtgatgaacaggctcaatcaaaccacaggcaatcggcgtgtgactttgaccccttatgaatgatggacccccaccctgttctctacaacccagatccccaacATAACAGAAAAAcgcatttccaaaaaaaaaaaatgctatatataaaaaaaataaaggtaaggTACTTCACGGCCAAACATTAAGCAAAAAATGGAATGGTCTCAGTAACGATCTCACTGCGTACACAATTTTCGGccgatttttgaaaatctggtcttaatcaacgcataaagcataaatcttaacgataaacatgcactttggtctcaaggcttcatcattttgatgcagcgagacgctattctttgacaaatatcatctcgtacacgatgtgacctaacccgtatatttctcgggtcaatagacaagtcaatggcagccacctattcccttcgttatttccaagcacaatcgtggccagcctttagaaacataaataattagtcgCTTACCTATAATTACTTCGTCCCGTTTCCGTCAATAACGATGCATCGAGTCAATTTCCCAACGCGGTATTCTCTAAAAACATCAGCGGTGACCCGGAACTGGTTTACTGCGCAACCGTTTTGCGATTGGTCGATTCTGGAGGTGTGTTCTCCACGTGAGCTGGTACCCTACTTCTACGTTATCTACCGTACGTAAGCCTGTAATCAACTTCCCGCAAAAGTGTCAACATGGCTTCGTTCAACATGATCTCGTTAAACGCACAACAAAAAAGAGCGTTAGAATTCGTTTCTGGGGGTCACAATCTAGTACTGTTGGGTCCGGCAGGCACCGGATTATCCTTCTTGGTGAATAGAGTTGTAGAAATATGTTTTACCATGGGGAAACAATGTGCAGTTACTGCCACAACAGGGACTGCATGTTCTGTGTATCCTGCCCAACTCAAGCCAATGACCATATACCGTTGGTCAGGGATAGGTGATGGTCGTTATGACTCATCTGAATTGAAAAGAATTGTGAAAAATAACGTCCGTTATAAAGACGTGATGGACAGAATTTTCAACACAGACGTTCTGATCATTGATGAATGCTCAATGTTTAGTAAAAGACTacttgaaactttgcatgaagtATGTTCTTTAAAAAATCCACAACTTTATTTTGGTGGGATCCAAGTAAGACTTGTTGGTGACTTCGTGCAACTGCCACCTGTGCCTTGAGCTAGATACAACGAGGATGGTTCATATTGCTTTGAAAGTGATATTTACAGAGCAGCTTTCCCTCACCATATTATTCTTAAAGATGTTATTAGACAGAAAGACAAATTAATGGTTGAGGCTATCCGTGAAATATCTTTAGGTGAAGTTTCAAACGACACTATCTCTTTAATCAAGCAATTAACACGCCCGTTAAATGGAGAAAGCATAAGACTTTTTGCAACTAATGACTTGGTTGATGATTATAATCAAGACCAAATACTGGATTTTCCTGGACATCTTGTTGAATTTAAATCAAGTGACACAGGAGATAAAAAGTACCTCAATGACATGCTGGCTGCAAAAAATTTGTGGTTAAAATTGGAATTCCAGTTGTGTTAATTAAGAATTTATCCGATGTGTTAGTGAATGG
Coding sequences within:
- the LOC128554617 gene encoding uncharacterized protein LOC128554617 translates to MASFNMISLNAQQKRALEFVSGGHNLVLLGPAGTGLSFLVNRVVEICFTMGKQCAVTATTGTACSVYPAQLKPMTIYRWSGIGDGRYDSSELKRIVKNNVRYKDVMDRIFNTDVLIIDECSMFSKRLLETLHENLSDVLVNGLMGEVYDICDDGKILVEFPKMNEKIYVDRVKFEVFDPRKNKVVATREQLPLKPAYALTIHKSQGMTLERVEVDCRDIFKPGQLGVAIGRARSLDGLRVINFNKNACIKQPEKI